AAACCCGGGAGCAGAGGACAGAAACTGGGCCTTAGGGAAATCATGCAGTTATAGGGCTGGGACAGAAAGAAGATCCAGAAAAAGAGAGCATAGATGCTGTTGTTGGGGCTCCAGCAGAACCTTGGACCCACAGACTCCAAGGATGGTTAAAACAAAAGCCTCCAGCACAGGGACAGCCTGTGTGACTCAGGAGGCATCTTGGTACGCACTGGTTTGCCCAGGACGGGAATCTGTAACGTCCATGCATCCCTAATGGGGATGAGTTTCTCCCAAAGGGAAGCGTCGGTCTGGCCATCATGTGGCCCAGAACAGGATGTCCTTTTGGCCAAAGCCACGGATGCAGAAGAGGGTGCTCAGTGAGAGAGGGAGCTGGGTGGCTCAGAGAGtgctcctctgtcatcccaggTGTAGAAGGGACTCCGTGAGGTCAGTGTCCTCTGAGCACACATGGGCATCAGTCTCTGTATCAGGGCTGACATCACGGGCAGGTGACCCAAGCAACTGTGCAAGGTCCCACCAACTCGAGCCCATTGGCTTTAGAGGAATCCATCCATATCAGGACTTAGGTCTGTAACTGACCTTGGAGAAAAATCTGAACATAAACTCTAAGATGCAATAAAGGCCCCGATAAATAAAGGCCTCAGTCCCTAAATAGAGTAACGAAAGATTGGCACCTTCAGCAGCCTAAAAGGAATTCAGAGACCCTCTTCTGAGGCCAGGGGATGGCTTCCTCCTGTCCTACGGTGTGTAGATCTTGGGGGCTGGCCCTCTCTGACTCCACTGTGTCATCACTAAGGGTTACCTTGCCCACTGACATTTTAGATAACAGCAATTCTTATTCCATGAAGTGCAAACAGAATTAACCAACTCTTCGGCTCTCTTACCCAAGGATCCCTCCAGATATTCCGATGTCTGACAGCTGCTCCAATAGACTCTTGCCTGAACATTGCAAGAGGTGTCCCAGTGTTGAACAGGAAAAAATGGACAGTGAGCGTCCCCTATCCGCTAAGAGAAAGCTGTCATAGCAATGTCATATATTATTATCTCCCTGGATGTGCTCTGAGTTCACCCATAAATAGGGAGAAAGAGTTTGAAGAGTTCTCAGATAAGGTCACATGCAGCAGAGGTTCTGGGCGAGGACTGGGGCAGAAGTGACTCCTCAGAGTTCAGTCCAGGCCCAGAGAACATGGTTAGCAGAGAGGTGGGAGGTGACCAAGGGAATGGGCAGGCATAGCTTTGTTTTGGGTCTTGGATGAAGAACAAGAGAGTGAACTAGAATGCTCCCCAGCGGAAGCAGCAGGTCAGAGGAGTTTTTCCACGTTAAGGGGGAGTGATCTTTGCGTGAAACCAGAGGTGATGAAACACAGGCATAGATTTATCTTGTAATGATTAATGTTCGGAGGGCGCACTGCCTTCCAATGACATGCCATTTTGCTTAAGTGCCTTGATCAAAAGATAAACGAAACAAATATAGGAGGCACAGCCCCACCAGAAAGTCAGTTGCTTCTGGTTTGTGCGGAGATGGCCCTGGGACTGCAGCTTCGGCGGCAGGTGCTGGCTGGACTCCTGCTCTGTCTGTGCGCCGGGCGATGGGCCGAGGCTGGGAAGGTGCTGGTGGTCCCCATGGAGGGCAGCCACTGGCTCAGCATGCGGGAGGCCGTGCGGGAGCTCCACGCCAGAGGTCACCAGGCAGTGGTCCTGATCCCGGAGGTCAATGTTCACATCAAGGCAGAGGACTTTTTCATCAAGAAAACCTACGCCATTCCGTACACCCAAGATGATTTTGATTACTTCCTGATGGGCAGTTTTGATATGTTTTTTGAAAGAATACATTTTCTAACACTGTTTTGGAAAACTATGACAGCTACGAAAAATCTGTCTTTGGCCTTTGAAAGGTCTTGTGAGGCACTGTTGTATAACAAGGACCTGATCAGAGACCTGAATGCCAGTTCCTTTGATGTGGTTTTAACGGACCCTATTTACCCCTGCGGGGCAGTGCTGGCTAAGTACCTGTCCATTCCTGCTGTGTTTTTCTTGCGTTTCCTTCCCTGTGACTTAGATTTTGAGGGCACAGCATGCCCAAACCCTTTCTCTTATGTTCCTAAGTTGTTAACAAGGAATTCAGACCACATGACATTCTTCCAAAGGGTCAAGAACTTGCTCTACCCTCTGAGCCTGAAGTAcctttgccatttttctttcattccttatGCACGTATGGCCTCTGAGCTTCTTCAGAGAGACGTGTCGCTGGGGGAGATTCTTGGCTCTGCATCCCTGTGGCTGTTTAGAGCAGATTTTGTGATGGAGTATCCACGGCCGATCATGCCCAACATGGTGTTCATTGGGGGTTTCAACTGTGGTAACAGGAAACCATTATCTCAGGTCGGTATTGCTGCTCTTGTTCAATCAGTGTTCCAAGTGGAACACattattttcaatgaaaaaatttaaaaaaattttatgccACGTTTCATATCTTATGGGATCCTAGTTCACCCACCGGAGATTTAACCCAAGCCCTTGGCAGTAAacgcttggagtcctaaccactggacaaccagggaattcccaagtgaaatatatttttagtaaACAACTTACTTCCAGATTCTTTCTTATCTACTGATCTTTCTAAAGAGTCTAACTTCAAATTCCTTCTGGCAGTCTTTGGTGACATAAGTTGTTAAAATGCCTCCAGTAGTGTAGTAAAAGTTTGTGATGGTCtttgagagggcttccctgttagttcagctggtaaagaacccacctgtaatgcaggagactccagtttgattcctgggtcaggaagatctgatggagaagggataggctacccgctccagtattctggggcttccctggtggatcagatggtaaagaatctgcctgcaatgagggagacttgggtttgatccctggattgggaataccctctggagaagggaacggctccccacttcagtattctggcctggagatgtCCATGGAGAGGCTACAGGCTACAGTCCTGacaggtgacagtccatggggtgcaaagagttggacatgactgagctaatttcactttcctttcactttgagAGGAATGAGAGGCAGAGATTATGTTCAGTAACAGGTTGACAAGAAATGGTGTGATTCAACCATGACTGTCCCCTGTAAAGGTACTGTTGTAACTGTTGTGCAACTTTCTTCAGCTTAGTAGGAGCAGAGAACTTGAGCTGTGAATCCATCCATCAGGGATTTTACATTGAGGTGTTCAAATGAAGGATGAGAGAACTGGCAAATGTATTTATTGACCTGATAATTCTTAGTGGTTTTGTCTTGGAAGAGGTTGAGGTGTGATCACAAGAAACCTAACACCCAGAGGTAACAAGTTTCAGAGAGGTCAAATAAATTAAGTGGAAATGAAATAATTCTGGACAGAGAAGTTGGGCTCTCTGTGATCAGAGAAAGGAATAAGAGATCCAGCTTTTCCAAGATGGGCCTGTGCTGACCAGAAGTCTTCTGACCAGGATCTGGTGTCTGGAGGGAAATGTGGGGTTGTACAAAGCTAGATTGGGCTTTTctagtggcttagctggtaaagaatccgcctgcaatgtgggagacctgggtttgatcccaaggttgggaagatctgtgggagaagggaaaggctccccactccagttttctggcctggggaattccatggactgagaaaagaagaggagctaaaggcaaaggagaaaaggaaaaatatatccatctgaatgctgagtttcaaagagaagcaaggagagataagaaagccttccacagtgatcaatgcaaagaaatagaggaaaagaatagaatgggaaagactaaagatctcttcaagaaaattagagataccaagggaacatttcatgcaaagatgggttcaataagggacagaaatggtatggacctaacagaagcagaagatattaagaacaggtggcaagaatacacagaagaactatacaaaaaagatcttaatcacccagataaccacgatggtgtaatcactcacctagagccagacatcctggaattcaaagtcaagtgggccttaggaagcaacactacgaAAAAAGCTAGAGGAcatgatggatttccagttgagctatttcaaatcctaaaagacgatgctgggaaagtgttgcactcaatatgccagcaaatttggaaaactctgcagtggccataGGACAGGAAacgatcagttttcattccaatcccaaagaaaggcaatgccaaagaatgttcaaacgaccgtaccaattgcactcatctcacacgctagcaaagtaatgctcaatattctgcaagcaaggcttcaatagtacaagaaccatgaacttccacatgttcaagctagatttagaaaaagcagaggaaccagagatccaattgccaacacctgttggatcattgaaaaagcaagagagttccagaaaaacatctacttctgctttattgactacaccaaagactttgactgtgtaaatcacaacaaactatggaaaattcttcaagagatgggaataccagaccacctgacctgcctcttgagaaacctgtatacaggtcaggaaacaacagttagaactagacatggaacaactgattgtttccaaacagggaaaggagtaaatcaaggctgtatattgtcaccctgctcatttaacttaggtgcagagtacatcacgaaaaatgctgggctggatgaagcacaagctagaatcaagattgctgggagaaatatcaattacctcagatatgcatatgataccacccttgtgaaagaaaacaaagaggaactgaagagcctcttgatgaaagtgaaagaggagagtgaaaaagttggcttaaaactcaacattcaaaaaactaaaataatggcATCTAgccccataacttcatggcaaatggatggggaaacaatggaaacagtgagatactttattttttggggctccaaaatcactgcagagggtgactgcagccatgaaattaagacacttgcttcttggaagaaaagctatgatcaacctagacagcatgttaaaaaacagagacaacttactttgccaacaaaggtccgtctagtcaaaactttgGTATTTggagtagtcttgtatggattggagagttgtaccataaagaaagctgagcactgaagaattgatgtttctcaactgtggtgttggagaagactcttgagagtcccttggaatgcaaggagatcaaaccagtcaatcctaaagaaaaccagtcctgaatattcattgggaggactgatgctgaagctgaaactccaatattttgg
This portion of the Cervus canadensis isolate Bull #8, Minnesota chromosome 2, ASM1932006v1, whole genome shotgun sequence genome encodes:
- the LOC122437277 gene encoding UDP-glucuronosyltransferase 1A3-like isoform X4, with product MALGLQLRRQVLAGLLLCLCAGRWAEAGKVLVVPMEGSHWLSMREAVRELHARGHQAVVLIPEVNVHIKAEDFFIKKTYAIPYTQDDFDYFLMGSFDMFFERIHFLTLFWKTMTATKNLSLAFERSCEALLYNKDLIRDLNASSFDVVLTDPIYPCGAVLAKYLSIPAVFFLRFLPCDLDFEGTACPNPFSYVPKLLTRNSDHMTFFQRVKNLLYPLSLKYLCHFSFIPYARMASELLQRDVSLGEILGSASLWLFRADFVMEYPRPIMPNMVFIGGFNCGNRKPLSQEFEAYVNASGEHGIVVFSLGSMVSEIPEQKAMEIADALGKIPQTVLWRYTGTPPPNLAKNTKLVKWLPQNDLLGHPKTRAFITHSGSHGIYEGICNGVPMVMMPLFGDQMDNAKRMETRGAGVTLNVLEMSSKDLENALKAVINEKSYKENIMRLSRLHKDRPIEPLDLAVFWVEFVMRHKGASHLRPAAHDLTWYQYHSLDVIGFLLAVALTVIFITFKACAFAFRKCFGKKERAKKSHKSKTH